A DNA window from Eretmochelys imbricata isolate rEreImb1 chromosome 3, rEreImb1.hap1, whole genome shotgun sequence contains the following coding sequences:
- the BMP2 gene encoding bone morphogenetic protein 2, with protein MVAAVRSLLALLLYQVLLGGSAGLIPEVGRRRFSDSGRAAPQQLLSEFELRLLNMLGLKRRPSPSKSAVIPPYMLDLYRLQAGQQLGHPALGHQLERAASRANTVRSFHHEEAWEELPEASGKTARRFFFNLTSIPNEEFLTSAELQIFREQVQETFENNSSYHHRINIYEIIKPATATSKDPAARLLDTRLVHQNASKWESFDVTPAVMRWIAHRQPNNGFIVEVVHLDNESSVSKRHVRISRSLHQDEDSWSQLRPLLVTFGHDGKGHPLHKREKRQAKHKQRKRHKSSCKRHPLYVDFNDVGWNDWIVAPPGYGAFYCHGECPFPLADHLNTTNHAIVQTLVNSVNSKIPKACCVPTELSAISMLYLDENEKVVLKNYQDMVVEGCGCR; from the exons ATGGTGGCCGCCGTCCGCTCCCTGCTGGCGCTGCTGCTGTACCAGGTGCTGCTGGGCGGCTCGGCCGGGCTCATCCCGGAGGTGGGCCGGCGGCGCTTCAGCGACTCGGGCCGCGCCGCCCCGCAGCAGCTGCTGAGCGAGTTCGAGCTGCGCCTGCTCAACATGCTGGGGCTGAAGCGGCGGCCGAGCCCCAGCAAGAGCGCCGTGATCCCGCCCTACATGCTGGACCTCTACCGCCTGCAGGCGGGCCAGCAGCTGGGCCACCCCGCCCTGGGCCACCAGCTGGAGAGAGCCGCCAGCCGCGCCAACACGGTCAGGAGCTTCCACCACGAAG AAGCTTGGGAAGAGCTGCCAGAAGCAAGTGGGAAAACAGCACGGCGTTTCTTCTTTAATTTAACTTCCATCCCTAACGAGGAGTTTCTCACCTCGGCTGAACTTCAGATTTTTCGGGAGCAGGTGCAGGAAACCTTTGAGAACAATAGCAGCTACCATCACcgtattaatatttatgaaattATAAAGCCAGCCACAGCCACTTCTAAGGACCCTGCCGCGAGACTTTTGGACACCAGGTTGGTGCATCAGAATGCAAGTAAATGGGAAAGCTTTGATGTAACACCAGCTGTAATGAGGTGGATTGCACATAGACAGCCTAATAATGGGTTTATAGTAGAGGTGGTTCACTTGGACAATGAGAGCAGTGTTTCCAAGAGGCACGTTAGGATTAGCAGGTCTTTGCATCAGGATGAAGATAGCTGGTCTCAACTCCGGCCGTTGTTAGTAACTTTCGGCCATGATGGCAAGGGACACCCTCTCCATAAAAGAGAGAAACGCCAAGCAAAACACAAACAGCGCAAACGCCACAAATCCAGTTGCAAAAGACATCCTTTGTACGTGGACTTCAATGATGTGGGGTGGAATGACTGGATTGTTGCCCCACCAGGATATGGTGCCTTTTACTGCCATGGGGAATGCCCTTTTCCATTGGCAGATCATCTAAACACAACAAACCATGCCATTGTTCAGACTTTGGTCAATTCCGTGAATTCCAAAATCCCTAAGGCTTGCTGTGTTCCGACAGAACTGAGTGCTATTTCCATGCTCTACCTTGACGAGAACGAAAAAGTTGTATTAAAGAACTATCAAGATATGGTTGTGGAGGGTTGTGGGTGCCGCTAA